ATATTAAGCTAAAGGTGGGAGCTATAAATAAAGGGGAGGTATTTGTGACGAACACCGGTGGAAGTTATATCGAAGCAAATAACATTAACGGAGGTATAGTGCTTAAGAATATTACGGGCCAGACCAAGGTGCACTGTATCAACGGGGAAGTAAACATATCCTACGCCAAAAATCCTGAGGACGTATCTACCTACTATTCATTGAACGGCGATATCAAAATTACCTATCAAAAAAACCTATCGGCGGACATTGCTTTTAAAAGCATGAACGGCGAGTTGTTTACGGATTTTGATATTGCAAAGCAGTTTACCAAAACCACCAGAGGTGAAAGCGGGAAAGCCAAATTTAAGTTCGAATCTAGACCGGTGGTCCAAATTGGAAGTGGTGGTTTATCTTTCGATTTCGAAACTTTAAACGGAAATGTTATTATCAAAAAAATATAGACTAAAAAGAAAAATATCATGAAATATATAAAGCAAGTTATAATAGGATTATTGTTCGTACCCGCACTAATGTTTGCACAAGAAGAGACGGTTGAATTATTTACGGTGCCGCTCAGTAGTCCGAATGAAGCTGGAAAATTAGTTGTAGAGCAAGTAGCAGGGTCTATTGATGTAATCGCCTATGAAGGCAAAGAAGTAATCGTCAAGGCATCTTTTGGTAACAGGAAGGAGCATTATGTAGATGAAAACGCAAAGAACGGATTAAAGCGTATTGAAAATAATTCCTTAAAAATTGGAGCTGAGGAAAAGGATAATGTGGTCCAAATTATAAATGAGCAATGGAATAAGGTAATCAATCTAGAAATAAAAGTGCCTACAAATTTTTCTTTAAAACTTGGTACCGTAAATAAAGGAAATATAAGTGTAACAGGTGTTAGTGGAGAGTTTGAAATCAGTAATGTCAACGGTGAAATAACGCTGACAGAGGTCAATGGCTCAGCTTCAGCGGATACAGTAAATGGTGATATTGATGCTACATTTAAAACCGTCACGGCCGGGGCGAATATGGCCTTTAGTAGTCTAAATGGAGACTTGAATATAACCTTTCCCAAAGCTGCTAAAGGAAATCTAAAATTGAAATCTGAACAAGGAGATATTTATACGGATTTTGATATGGTTGTGGAAAAGAAAAAGGCAATGCCTCAAACAGTGAAAACATCGAACACCTATAAGGTTAAAATAGACCAGTGGGTGAACGGAAAAATAAATGGTGGCGGTCCGGAAATGCTCTTCAAGACCTTCAATGGTGACATTGTCATCAAATCCTGGTAGGAACTAGGAAATTAAGTGGAGAATGGTAATAAAATAGAAAACCGCCAATCAAAAAGTCTGATTAGCGGTTTTTCTTTTGAGTTAGTTTGAGTTCTTACTATCCTAGAGCAACTCTTTTAAATCCAACGACCTTTAGGTCAGCATTGACGGATTTTAAATATTGAGCAACACTTTGTTTGCTATCCTTTATATAATCTTGATTTACCAATGTATTATCCTTGAAGAAACGCTTTAACTTGCCTTTGGCGATGTTGTCTAACATAGCTTCAGGTTTTCCTTCTTGACGCAATTGATCTTTGGCAATTTCAATCTCCTTATCAATAACCGATTGATCAACACCTTCTTCATTCAAAGCAACAGGATTCATAGCTGCAGCTTGCATGGCCACATTTTTGGCCGCTTCTTCTGCACCGTCCACTGCATGCGAAAGTCCTGTAAGAACTGCTATTTTATTACCCGCATGTATGTAAGATCCCACGAACGGTGCGCTTAATTTTTCAAAACCACCAATTTCAATCTTTTCTCCGATAACACCGGTCTGTTCCGTCAATTTTTCCTGAACGGTCATTCCTTTGTAATCGGCAGCTAAAAAGGCATCTTTTGAGTCGTAATCTAAAGCTAAGTCCGCCAATTCATTGGCCAACGTCACAAAGGAATCGTTCTTAGCGACAAAATCTGTTTCACAATTCAAGGAAATAACAACTCCATGAGTGTTAGCATCATTTACTTTGGCAATTGCAGCCCCTTCGGAAGAATCTCTGTCCGCTCTTTTAGCAGCTACCTTTTGTCCTTTTTTACGAAGGATTTCAATTGCTTTTTCAAAATCTCCATCTGCCTCTACCAATGCATTTTTACAATCCATCATACCGGCTCCGGTAGTCTTTCTTAATTTATTTACTTCTGCGGCTGTAATCTTTGCCATTTTTTGTTCTATTTTAAGATTTGCCAAAAGGCAAATTTCATATTAGTATTTAATCTAGTTAATGGTGATTTTATTCAACTCCACCTTTAACACTATCCTGCCATTCCTTTAGCTCGTCCCACTTTCCATCAGCGGCCATTTTAGCTTGCTTAGGCCAAGAAGTTGGATCTAAGTGTGCCATCCTGGAACTTGCTTCGGTTAAAACTTCTTTGATTTTTTCAGCATCTCCTTTAGCTAATTTTTCAAAAGACTCCATTCCTGCATTGGAAAGGGCTTCAGCTGCTTTCGGTCCGATTCCTTCAATCTTGGTTAAATCGTCCGAAGCTGATTTTTTCTCCTTAGTTGCCTTCTTCGTCTCTTTTTTGGGGGAAGCTTTTTCTTCCTCAACAGCTTCTTTGGTTGCCTTAACGTCAACTTCAACCTCTGTAGCTTTTTGAAGTACCGGAGGTGCTTTTGTTTCTACTTTTTCAGGTGTTGGTTTCAATTTAGGGGCGGCAGCTGCCTTGTCCTCTTTTTTAGAACCTTTATCTCCTTTTTCTTTCTTTGCATCGCCTTCGGCTTTTTCAGACTTTCGTTCCGCTAAACCTTCTGCAACCGCATTGGTTACTTGAGTCATGATAATGTCTATAGACTTAGAAGCATCATCGTTGGAAGGAATCAAATAATCCACATCTCTAGGGTCGGAATTGGTATCCACCATAGCGAATATTGGAATGTTCAATTTTTGAGCTTCCTTAACCGCAATGTGCTCACGCATTGTATCCACGATGAACAAAGCACCGGGCAAACGAGTCATTTCAGAAATAGAACCAAGGTTCTTTTCTAACTTGGCACGTAAACGGTCTACTTGAAGACGCTCTTTTTTAGATAAGGTAAGAAAAGTACCATCTTTTTTCATTCTATCGATCATGGCCATTTTCTTGACGGCTTTTCGTATAGTTACAAAGTTGGTCAACATACCACCTGGCCACCTTTCTGTAATGTATGGCATATTTACATTTGCCGCCTTTTCAGCAACGATGTCCTTTGCCTGTTTTTTAGTGGCAACAAAAAGAATTTTACGACCGGACGCAGCAATTTTACTTAAGGCCTCGTTGGCCTCGTCCATTTTTGCAACCGTTTTGTAAAGATTGATAACGTGTATGCCGTTGCGCTCCATGTAGATATAAGGAGCCATGTTCGGATTCCACTTTCTGGTTAGGTGGCCAAAATGCACACCTGCTTCTAATAATTGTTTTACTTCGACTTTCGCCATTTTAAATTTAGTTTACGTTCTTTTGAATTAGCAATGATAAAGTGGTAACTACCTAATGGTAATAGCCTTCGTCATTTAGATGCTAAACTAACAGTGCCCTACTCCGAATTTTCGAAGTTGTTTTAGGGTCTCCTGGGGCCATACTTTAGAATAATACTAAGTATGGTTTTTTAATTTTTCCCTCTAACGGGAATTTTCAATGAACTTTGTTAAAAAATATAATAAGAACATCCACCAGTTGGCGGATGCTTAAAATTCTAATATTAACGCTTAGAGAATTGGAATTTCTTACGGGCTTTTTTCTGACCGAATTTCTTACGCTCTACCATTCTTGGATCCCTGGTTAACAAACCTTCTGGTTTTAGGGTGGCTCTATTCTCAGTATCAATTTCGCACATAGCTCTGGAAATGGCCAGTCTAATTGCCTCAGCCTGTCCTGTGATTCCACCACCAAAAACGTTTATCTTAACGTCATAGTTATCATCGGTGCCAGTAAGCATGAACGGTTGTTTTACTTTATACTGCAACGTAGCAGTAGGAAAGTAACTGCTTAATTCCTTATTGTTAATGGTAATGTTACCTTTTCCTTCAGAAAGATAAATTCGTGCAACAGCAGTCTTTCTTCTTCCTATTTTATGAATTATGTCCATTATTTAAGATCTTTTAAATTAACCACCTTTGGTTTCTGAGCTTCTTGACCGTGCTCTGTACCGGCATAAACCTTTAAGTTTCTAAAAAGTTCCGCTCCCAATCTATTCTTAGGTAACATTCCTTTTACCGCCTTTTCAACGATGGCCGCAGGATTTTTTTCCAATAATTCTTTTACAGTAGTAGTTCGTTGTCCACCTGGGTATCCAGTATATCTTATATAAGATTTGTCGGACCATTTATTTCCGGAAAGGGAAATTTTTTCCGCATTGATGATAACAACATTGTCACCACAATCAACGTGTGGAGTAAAACTTGGCTTGTGCTTTCCTCTTAACAAAATTGCTACTTTAGAAGCCAATCGTCCTAGTGTCTCTCCATCGGCATCAACCAGTAACCACTCTTTGTTTACCGTTGCTTTATTGGCCGAAATGGTTTTATAACTTAATGTATCCACTACTGCTATTTTTAACTATTAATCAATTCAATCCCGTCAAACGGGCTGCAAATGTACAATTATAAAGTTGAATTGCAAATACTTGTTTCTCTTTATTTTTACTTTTTTCAACTAATAATGTATCGCACTCTCAGTTGTCATATCTGATGCTTTTGAGTGCTCAAAATATCCTTACAGTGAAAGACTTTACAAAATATACTTTCCTCAAATATGGCTACTTATTCCTTCAATACTATCAAAACAGGTCCATGTTAAAATATATACCTAGTTTTTTCGTTAGGTAGATCGTAAACTAAACTTATTTTTATGAAAAAATCCTTTCTTTTCTTGTTCGTTGCGACATCGCTTCTTTTTTCCTGTAGTTCAGATAAGGACGAAAACAGCGAGGATAGCTCTTCCAATAATATAGTGGGTACATGGGATGCTACCGAGCTTAAGATAAACAATGAAACGGCCACTGATGATGCCAAATTTGGGAAACAAATATTAGACTTCCTTACAGACAAGGACTGTTTCATTATCACATTGCAATTCAATCAGGATTTAACCGCAATTGCTACAAATGCGGCCAATTACGTTGAGGTCAATGCCAGTAATTCGGGTCTGGACGTGCCATGTCCCACACAATCGGATACTGAGTCCAGCACCTATACTTATGACGATAATGTGGTAAGTTTCATAGATGCAGATGGGCAACAAATAGAGGTTAGGGTAACTGTCCAGGGAGATATCATGACTGTAAATGCGGCAGATTTAGAGATACCCAATTTTGATGAGAGCGGAGAACTGATTTTTAGAAGGAGATAATCGGGACTATATATTTTATTTAAAAGCCCTTCCATATTTTGGAAGGGCTTTTTTTATGATTACCGAAGTCATTCATAAAAAACAAATTATGGGAATATTAATTATTGAGTATCTCGGAAATAAGCATAGAATTAAAATTGTACCTTTTTGCTTATTAATACAACTTTGATAATTATGAATAGAATGGAAGCTCTAAAGAGCATATTGTTTATGGTATTGATTGCATTTTCATGTAATTGCGGATATGGACAGGATGCTGGTAATGGAAAGGATTACACTTTGGTTATAAATGGCTACGACTGGGGTCCTGCTGCAAACAAAGTAATACTTTCGGTAGGAGATAAATTGACTGAAGTAAATGACGCTGACTTTGATGTTAAGGTGGAGCGAAGTTTTGAAGGTGTTCAAATGGATGCTGAAGAGGCTGTTGGTGAAAGAAAAGTAATTTATGCCTATGTGTCGGATGAAAAGGGGAACAGGGTTGATGAAGGTAATTATATCACATTGGTTCTATTTGTTGGACCTGATGCCACCCTTGGTTCACCAATAAAATACATTCGGAAGAACAATCGAGGTATGAACCAATGGATTGACTACAAATTGACCATAACGCAAAAATCTACCGAGAGAATTTGGAACTCCGAAGTAAATAGAATTATTCCCTTGCTTGATGATTTTGATTTGAAGGGAACGTATGCGCAAAATGGTATAAACCTCACGTACGGTGCCTTTGTTCCCAAAAAAAGGGAAAACTTCCCTTAATAATTTGGTTGCATGGAGGGGGTGAAGGAGGAACGGACCCCGCCATGGCGTTGATTGCAAATAAGGCGTTGAACTATGCATCGGATGAAATACAGTCACTGTTCGGCGGTGCTTTTGTGCTAGCACCCCAAACACCTACTTTCTGGATGCAAAGCGAAAGTGGTGATTATACTCGGGGCGATAAGGATGATATTTATAATGAAGCGTTAATGGGACTTATAAAAAAATATGTAGCAGATCATCCCGATATTGACACTGATAGAATTTATATAGGAGGTTGCTCAAATGGCGGTTACATGAGTTTGAAATTCTTATTGGAGCATCCTGATTATTTCGGAGCTGCTTACATCAGCGCTTTGGCTTATCAAAATCAATATATAACAGATGACCAAGTGGAGAAAATAAAACATATACCCATATGGTTTATCCATGCTGCGGATGATACAACTACGGTGCCCGAGGAAACGGTGGTCCCATTATATAAAAGATTGATTAATGCCGGGGCTGAGAATGTCCATTTCTCATTTTATGACCATGTCACCGACTTAACGGGTTTCTTTGGAGGAGATGATTATAGGTATAATGGACACTGGTCATGGATTTATTCACATGCCAATGAAGCTGATTTTGATTTTGATGGAAAACCTGTAATCCTTAACGGTAAGCCGGTAAGACTCATGTATTGGATGGCGAACCAATAGAAATAAGTTTAAATTCTAATCATATATGCCTTTAATACAATTGATGTTGTAGAAAAGGGACATAACGCTTATTTTTAAATGTGGCGAAGAAAATACAGCTCTTATTCCAAAAATCAATCACTTCCCGTATAGTTCTTTGCTTTTGCTCGCTCTTACTGGTGAGCACCTCCTGCATCGATGCTGTACAACCGGATTTTGAATTTAGGGAAGGCCTTATCTATATTGATGCCTTAGCATCAACCACTCCTGGGACTTCATATGTTACGATAAGCGAGACCTTAACTGAATTTGGCATAAACAGAACTGTCCCTGTCTTAGGTGCTGAAGTTTATTTTGTGAATTCCATTACCGAAGAAAAGGTTCTGCTTTTTGAAAAAGAGGATGCGTATTTACCGCCTATCGATTTTAAAGTGAAAGAAGAGGAACTATGGGAACTGGAGGTGCTTTTAAAAGATGGACGTATGCTCAAGTCTGAATCTGAGCGGGTACCACCAGAGGTAGAGGCCCGATCCATAGAAATTTCCTATAAGCCGGAACTATTATTTTCCGAGGCCTTCAATACATTCGTTCCAGGTCATGAAATTACAACCTCTTTTAGCGACCCGGAAGATGAGGAAAACTATTATTATTGGAGGTTCAAATCTTATGAAAAACTTATTTATTGCAGGGAATGTTACGATTACACCATCTACAGAAACGATGAATGTTTTCAACCTAATCCAAACGGTGGTGGTCCTCCGTTGAAGGAATATTACACGTACTCCTGTGAGGGAGACTGCTGGCGTATTAGATATAATGAGCGTATTATTTTATTATCGGATCAATTTGTTAATGGAAAACTAGTGTCCCAGTTACCGGTGGGAGAGGTTCTTTTATATAGCAATGACGATATATTGATAGAACTACAACAATTTTCAATATCTTCAAAAGCGTATAAGTATTTAAAAACGCTGAAGGATATTGTAGATGATAATGGAGGGTTTAATTCGCCTTTGCCGGCGGCCTTGGTTGGTAATATGTATAACCCTAGTGATGCCAATGAGTTCGTTTTGGGGAGGTTTACCGCGGCCTCTAGTACGATTATTTCAAAATATGTGGAACGTATCTTTATTGAAGAACCGCAATTGGAACAACGGATTATTAATTCGCCGGAAGAGAATGAAGTACCACCACCGATAGTTTCCAAGGCTCCTTGTTTCGAAAGCAGGTATAGGACAGGTATTAGACCGAGTGGATGGGTGAATCAACAATAACAATGGTTTGTAAAAGCATTATATGAACAGAATAAAATTTTTTAGAATTTTTGTTGTTGTAGTTTTCATTCCGATGGTTGGATGCGTGGACCCCGTGACTCCCGAATTTCAAATAGAGGAAGGACTGGTTTTCATTGAAGGATTTGCATCAACCGCGCCTAGAGCTTCATTTGTCACTATTAGCGAATCCGCCATAGAATTCGGTGTTAAGGTCGTTAACTTCATTGAAGGTGCTTCGGTTAGTTTCGAGAACGCGGTCTCGGGTAGAACGGTACCGCTTACCGAAGTTAGGAATACCTACTTAGCACCACCAGATTTTGTGGTGGTTCCAGGAGAGACTTGGAAACTATCCATTGTACTTGCCAACGGCAATAGGTATGAGTCAACCCCAGAAACGATACTGGCTCCCGTTCCCATAAATGAAATCAGCGTAAGGTATGATACGGAATTGGAATTCAGGGAAATCTACGGAGGCAAATTTGTGCCCGGTCATGCCGTTTCTATAAGTTTTGATGACCCTCCAGCAGATACCAATAACTACTACTGGAGTTACCGCTCATTTGAAAACCTAGACTATTGCGAAAAGTGTTATGAAGGGGTTTTTAGGAACGGGGAGTGTATTCCGGCAGATATCCCAGGGCCCGGACTTCGCTATTTTGATTATATCTGTGAAACGGACTGTTGGCGCATTCGGTTTCCTGAGAGCGTAAGCGCTTTCAATGACCAGTTCTCCAACGGGAATACGGTTTCCAATTTGGAAGTAGGTAATTTACTTTTGTACACCAAGGAGAATATGGTGGTCGAAGTACAACAATTTTCACTTTCACCGGCCGCTTACGACTACTATAAAGTTCTTAAGGATATCGTTGATAATTCAGGGGGGTTGAACGCTCCTCCTCCAGCGGCCCTCATTGGGAATTTATCCAACCCTGAAAATCCCGATGAATTCGTTTTGGGCCGTTTCACGGCTGCATCCTCATCCGTTGCATCAATATATATAGAAAGGGAATCCATTCAAGAACCACCATTGGAAACTAGGGAGCCTATTGTTTTAGAACCTTTGGTCGGTTCTCCCTACCCTCCACCAGCAACGAACACGGCACCTTGTAGTGAAACACGATTCAGAACGGCCAATGAACCTGATGGCTGGATTGACTAATTAATGATGAACAACATGACCAGAACCCTATTTTCTATCCTCTTAGTTTTAATTTGTTCATCAACAATGGCAATTGCGCAAGAACAGATATTGTCTTTTTTAGTTTTAAATGAAGAAACCGATATACCTTTAGACAATGCACAAATAGCTATTACACCATGTAATTGTGGTGGCGTAACCAATCCCTCGGGACGGTTTTCCATCAATTTATCACCTGGACAATATAGTGTTACTGTTTCCTACATCGGATTTGCTGCACAAACATTGGACATAAATTTGCAGGTGGGTGAGATCATCACCGTGAAGCTTAGACCGCAAGAAGAACAACTGTCGGAAGTTATCGTTAGGGCAAAACGAAACTTGGAAAATGTAGAAACCCCACAAATGGGCGCTTTACAACTGGAGGCGAAGGATTTGAAAAAGATCCCTGCGGCCATAGGTGAGTTTGACGTGCTTAGGGGCATGACCTTGGTGGCGGGAGTAAATAATGCCGGTGAAGTCAGTAATGGGCTTTCAGTTCGCGGTGGTTCACTGGATCAAAATTTATTACTTTATGATTATGCACCTGTTTTTAATCCCACACATCTTTTTGGCTTGTTTTCGGTGTTTACCCCAGATGCAGTTTCCACGGTAAATCTTTATAGGGCAAATATTCCGGCCAGATATGGTGGTCGCACGACATCCGTTCTGGATGTCAAAGTAAAAAATCCGTATGTGGATAAGTTTAAACTTAGTGGGGGTGTAGGAATCGTATCAAGTAGATTAATGCTAGAAACTCCTCTTATAAAGGATAAATTGATGCTCAGTTTTGGCGGCAGGGCCGGTTTTACGGATTTTTTATTGCCCTTGTTTTCGGAAAGGCTAAAAAACACCAAGGCCAACTTTTACGATAGTACTATGAAGTTATTGTTTCTACCCACGGATAAGGACCAAATTTCGTTTACGGGTTTCTATACAAAGGATTTCTATCAACTTGATTTGATTTCAAAAGTGGAAAATATTAATGCGGAGAACAACCAATATGATTTTAGAACCTTAAATGGAACTTTGAATTGGACCCACACTTTTTCCAATGACGCTAATTTAAGAACGCTTTTGGTGGCTAGTGATTACGTTCCAAAAACAATTTTTCCGGAAAGGGACAATGATAATGAAATCGAATTTACCTCCAGAATTAATTATTTAAGCTTTGTAACGGAATTTTCGAACATTATAAATAATGAGGTGGATTATTATGTAGGGGCCCAGATAAACAAATATAAAATCGAGCCCGGTACCTTAGACCCCGGTAACGGAAACAGTATTGTTCCGGTAGATTTGGCCGAAGAAAATAGTTATGTGTTCGCGGGTTTTGGGAATGTAAACTGGCAACTCACTAAAAAATTAGAGGTTTCCGCAGGTCTAAGGTTTAACCATTTTGTGTTTGTTGGGCCATATACCCAAGGATTTTTTAATGATATTTCTGGAGAATTGATAGATACAAGGGTATTTGAGAAAGGAGCAGGCGTGAAAACGTACAACGGTTTGGAACCAAGGTTGGGATTAAATTTGAAACTGAGCGAAACTTCGGCTTTGAAAGGGAGTTATGCCAGATTGAACCAATACCTACAAAACGTTTATAATACAACGACACCCTTGCCTACATCTCGCTGGAAAACTGCCGACCCGAACATTGTTCCCCAAACCAGTGATGCATTTGGTCTAGGTCTTTATACGAATATTGCCGATGATACCATAGAACTTGGAGCAGAGGGTTATTATCGGCTTTCGGAAAACAATCTTACGTACAAACCTGGAGCAGATTTCTTTTTGCAAGAGTTTTTGGAGCGCGATATCGTGCAGGCAGAAGGAAAGGCTTATGGTGTTGAGCTGAGTTTACGCAAGCCTAAGGGTAAATTTAATGGATGGTTTAATTATACCTGGTCCAGAAGCTTCCTGCGCTCGCAAAATGAACGTTTAGCAGATCGTGTTAACAATAATGAATGGTATCCTTCCGATTTTGACAGACCCCATGTATTCAATGGCACGGTTAATTTTGAAGGAGATGCTTACAATACCTGGAGTTTTAATTTCACAGCCCAAACAGGAAGGCCTTATACGGTGGCCAACAGCGTTTTTGTTTTGGAGGATATAGATGTTCCTATATTCCTAGAGCGTAACAATGCGCGTCTTAGACCTTATCACAGGCTAGACTTTTCGTGGAAAATACGGTACGGTAAAAATCCTGAAAGGAGATGGAAGGGAGATTGGACCTTTACAATTTACAACGTCTACAGTAGGAGGAATCCATTTAATTTGTACTATTCGCAAAGGCAGGGAGCTCAGGATGCGGAAGTATTCTTGGATAGTCCATTGGGAACTTACGAGTTGTCCGTTTTAAATAGCCCGCTTATTGCCGTAACCTATAATTTTGTGTTTCAATAAAACTACTGTTTATAAAACTTCGTCTGAAAACTATATGCTTCGGTTTGGATAGTAATTAGGTAAATACCCCTTTCTAAAGGTGCAATGGGAATATTCAGGGCATTGTTCTTTATTTCCCATTGATGTTGTAATAAGGTATTCCCATAGATATCTGAAATGCTGATAAAAGCCTTATTGGAATTCTGCAGCCCCAATACATTAATAACGTTAGTAGCGGGATTAGGAAAAACCTTGATATTTTCACTTACAACCGGGATAGTCCCGCTATCGGATTGAGCCATACCAATAGCGTTAAAACACAGAAGTAGAATAAAAAAATAAAAGTAGTTCTTCATTAGTAAACGGAACCGTCGGAATTGATTATGGACAGTCTTTATGCAACGTTCATATTTAGACTATAGTGTAATTTTTGTGATTGTTTAACACTTTAAACTAGTTGAAAATTAGTGTTGTACCGATGAGACAAAACAATTATAAAACCCGCCTACATGTGTTAAATATTAACTGTATATATGTTAAAATGTATTAAAAAAGGTAAAATAGCATATAAACTGGATAATTCTGGAGTTGCTTAACTAATCCTCTTCAGCATAATTTTGTAGCCTATAATTTAATACAACGTATTATGGAAAAGACAAGATTTTATTTACCAATTTGGACCGTCCCTCCATTAAGTTCTAATATAATGAGCATTTGGTATAATGGCGAAAGAGCTGTAAAGGAATTGATTTTAAAAAATTCTATTACAAATGAGCTAGGGGTTTCTGAAATGAACTTAAATATAAAAAAATTCGCTGCTATTGATAAGGAAGGAAACGAGCATCATATTTTAGATTTTCAAGGTCAAAATTCTGTGGCTATTAAAGGAATTGGCTCGGGCCATTTCTATTTCCTAAAGTCTGATCGCATGGTCCCGTTGAGGCCTGGAACTTATGAGACCCTACGTTTGTACGTGGGTAAAAGGAACAATAAATTCATATATAGCGATGGAGTAGTAGGGAAGGCAAACGATTTTGATTATTTGGATTTCAGGACTGAGAAACCGCTTGTAATTGGAAAGAATGACAAGGATGTGATTAAGCTCTGGTTTGATTTGGCCCCCTATCAATTTAGCAGGCACTTTAGACCGCTCACAGATTGGTTGAAAAGGAAAAAGGAACAACTGCCCAGATTGGCCAGTGATTTAGGTTAAACTAAAAGCCGTTTAAAATTAAAAAGGCACCACTTGTGGTGCCTTTTGTTTTGTAATAATCCATTAGTTAATGTGCCACTAACCAGTTCTCTCCAATTCCTATTTCAACATCCAAGGGGACAGCTAGTTTATAGGCATTTTCCATCTCCGTTTTAATAAGTGACTTCATTTCCTCTAATTCCGGCTTATAGCAATCAAATACCAATTCATCATGAACTTGGAGTAGCATTTTGGTTTTGAAGTTACCCTCAGTAAGTTTTCTATGGATATTAATCATGGCTATTTTTATGATATCCGCGGCACTTCCTTGAATAGGCGCATTCACGGCATTCCGTTCTGCTGCGCCACGTACAACGGCATTACTGCCGTTGATGTCTTTTAAGTATCTACGTCTTCCCAAAACGGTTTGCACGTAACCATTCTCTCGCGCAAAAT
This sequence is a window from Maribacter aestuarii. Protein-coding genes within it:
- a CDS encoding DUF4249 domain-containing protein, producing the protein MNRIKFFRIFVVVVFIPMVGCVDPVTPEFQIEEGLVFIEGFASTAPRASFVTISESAIEFGVKVVNFIEGASVSFENAVSGRTVPLTEVRNTYLAPPDFVVVPGETWKLSIVLANGNRYESTPETILAPVPINEISVRYDTELEFREIYGGKFVPGHAVSISFDDPPADTNNYYWSYRSFENLDYCEKCYEGVFRNGECIPADIPGPGLRYFDYICETDCWRIRFPESVSAFNDQFSNGNTVSNLEVGNLLLYTKENMVVEVQQFSLSPAAYDYYKVLKDIVDNSGGLNAPPPAALIGNLSNPENPDEFVLGRFTAASSSVASIYIERESIQEPPLETREPIVLEPLVGSPYPPPATNTAPCSETRFRTANEPDGWID
- a CDS encoding TonB-dependent receptor yields the protein MAIAQEQILSFLVLNEETDIPLDNAQIAITPCNCGGVTNPSGRFSINLSPGQYSVTVSYIGFAAQTLDINLQVGEIITVKLRPQEEQLSEVIVRAKRNLENVETPQMGALQLEAKDLKKIPAAIGEFDVLRGMTLVAGVNNAGEVSNGLSVRGGSLDQNLLLYDYAPVFNPTHLFGLFSVFTPDAVSTVNLYRANIPARYGGRTTSVLDVKVKNPYVDKFKLSGGVGIVSSRLMLETPLIKDKLMLSFGGRAGFTDFLLPLFSERLKNTKANFYDSTMKLLFLPTDKDQISFTGFYTKDFYQLDLISKVENINAENNQYDFRTLNGTLNWTHTFSNDANLRTLLVASDYVPKTIFPERDNDNEIEFTSRINYLSFVTEFSNIINNEVDYYVGAQINKYKIEPGTLDPGNGNSIVPVDLAEENSYVFAGFGNVNWQLTKKLEVSAGLRFNHFVFVGPYTQGFFNDISGELIDTRVFEKGAGVKTYNGLEPRLGLNLKLSETSALKGSYARLNQYLQNVYNTTTPLPTSRWKTADPNIVPQTSDAFGLGLYTNIADDTIELGAEGYYRLSENNLTYKPGADFFLQEFLERDIVQAEGKAYGVELSLRKPKGKFNGWFNYTWSRSFLRSQNERLADRVNNNEWYPSDFDRPHVFNGTVNFEGDAYNTWSFNFTAQTGRPYTVANSVFVLEDIDVPIFLERNNARLRPYHRLDFSWKIRYGKNPERRWKGDWTFTIYNVYSRRNPFNLYYSQRQGAQDAEVFLDSPLGTYELSVLNSPLIAVTYNFVFQ
- a CDS encoding DUF4249 family protein; this encodes MAKKIQLLFQKSITSRIVLCFCSLLLVSTSCIDAVQPDFEFREGLIYIDALASTTPGTSYVTISETLTEFGINRTVPVLGAEVYFVNSITEEKVLLFEKEDAYLPPIDFKVKEEELWELEVLLKDGRMLKSESERVPPEVEARSIEISYKPELLFSEAFNTFVPGHEITTSFSDPEDEENYYYWRFKSYEKLIYCRECYDYTIYRNDECFQPNPNGGGPPLKEYYTYSCEGDCWRIRYNERIILLSDQFVNGKLVSQLPVGEVLLYSNDDILIELQQFSISSKAYKYLKTLKDIVDDNGGFNSPLPAALVGNMYNPSDANEFVLGRFTAASSTIISKYVERIFIEEPQLEQRIINSPEENEVPPPIVSKAPCFESRYRTGIRPSGWVNQQ
- a CDS encoding T9SS type A sorting domain-containing protein — encoded protein: MAQSDSGTIPVVSENIKVFPNPATNVINVLGLQNSNKAFISISDIYGNTLLQHQWEIKNNALNIPIAPLERGIYLITIQTEAYSFQTKFYKQ